A portion of the Francisella uliginis genome contains these proteins:
- a CDS encoding efflux RND transporter permease subunit, whose translation MIKISRLLQHGSIFFVINLIICLLGVYCYSKLEIKLTPELPVSSIYVTIDNPGVKAQLIEKEITKPMEEILSTINGLESISSFSEIGESKIELNIKPGKPIQNSINDVRDLISKNKNILPYGIKEPIVSTDSFSSNPIMYISIYSNNGKEISNSQILDIKQKLKYVDGFSRAIVFGNKEKTLYVSALIDKIFKYDISVDQLVAEILQANSSFSGGKISNDYKTEYISFNKFVNLVEDFDNIEVNSNGVAVKLKNIAKVELKDKEETSLAYSNENKVVLLGLVVKNSFNPVSFSKNINKFIKNYSKTNSNIKFNVVIDDSSEISKAFSDTTHTLIETIILVSIIVYLLIGSLRYSSIVILAIPVSLSGSFIALYLFGYTINNVTMLAIILAIGLVVDDSIVILENAEYYYNKNNDALASIRQAIKNLFISILILMLTLTVIYIPCIFMEGEIGRILQEFALTIVSSMFISFLVAFTLTPVLFLKSAKVTNHNFVTNFINILFKKITKSYVKTLIKIIRKPFFFIIMIIVITLLGFYFAKTNSRVEIEPFEKKDMIIIENTFSPNTSLKYIHTYMQKVFNTIKSDSNIKSSLMIEESPVAKIWLTLNDRSVSVETLESINDKLAKIAVGGDISARIAQSKNAGNALGFYELDFYINNSKSTKNLQTVASIINEKMTNTFDDFYTISPGIVQDIGVNCNKNKLLKYGITEKSFADALDIFLNQRKIEVFEKGNNIYDIIFRLDDSDSKDLAKIESISIKNQNDGENVQLRQVCNVFKSNAPSSIFRFNEQFSLNAHAITKTNVDIKQAIDFIEEINDNLPDDSSISYSEKTKTLIELSEFFILFISVALIGLYLLMYARFNSLFMPFIILGSLPVCISFSLWGLYLIAGSFNIYTILSLVTLMGLMTKHCVLLCSAIDSREKSGSNLINFIINGSKSRIRAIMITSSAMSIGLASLFFDSGNYANSRFQIATVLVTGIVFGSIVILYSCPVLYFLLKKIQITIDHLYKKFKDSNKY comes from the coding sequence GTGATTAAGATTTCAAGACTACTACAACATGGAAGTATTTTCTTTGTAATAAATCTTATCATATGCTTACTTGGTGTATATTGTTATTCAAAATTAGAAATCAAACTGACTCCTGAATTACCAGTATCAAGCATATATGTGACTATTGATAATCCAGGAGTAAAAGCTCAGCTTATTGAAAAAGAAATAACAAAGCCAATGGAAGAAATTTTATCTACTATAAACGGTCTTGAATCAATCAGTTCGTTTAGTGAAATTGGCGAAAGTAAAATAGAATTAAATATTAAGCCAGGTAAACCTATCCAAAACTCTATTAATGATGTTAGGGACTTAATTTCTAAAAATAAAAATATATTACCTTATGGTATTAAAGAACCTATAGTCTCAACTGATAGTTTTTCATCTAACCCAATCATGTATATATCTATATATTCTAATAATGGAAAAGAAATATCGAACTCTCAGATTCTTGATATAAAGCAAAAATTGAAATATGTAGATGGTTTCTCCAGAGCCATCGTGTTTGGAAACAAAGAAAAAACTCTTTATGTTAGTGCTTTAATAGATAAGATATTTAAATATGACATATCTGTTGATCAGTTAGTAGCTGAGATATTACAAGCGAACTCTAGCTTTTCTGGGGGAAAAATATCTAACGATTATAAAACTGAATATATTTCTTTTAACAAGTTTGTCAATCTCGTAGAGGATTTTGATAATATCGAAGTCAACAGTAACGGAGTAGCAGTCAAACTAAAAAATATAGCAAAAGTAGAGCTTAAAGACAAAGAAGAAACCAGCCTTGCTTATAGTAATGAAAACAAAGTTGTTTTACTAGGACTAGTTGTTAAGAATAGTTTTAATCCCGTTTCTTTCTCAAAAAATATAAATAAATTTATCAAAAACTACTCAAAAACAAATAGTAATATAAAGTTTAATGTAGTTATCGATGATAGTAGTGAAATATCAAAAGCCTTTAGCGATACTACTCATACTTTGATAGAGACGATTATATTAGTATCAATAATAGTATATTTGCTAATTGGTTCTTTGCGCTATTCATCAATAGTCATACTTGCTATACCTGTATCTTTATCAGGTAGTTTTATAGCACTTTATCTATTTGGTTATACGATTAATAATGTTACTATGCTCGCGATAATATTAGCTATTGGTCTGGTTGTTGATGATTCAATAGTTATTTTAGAAAATGCGGAATACTACTATAACAAGAATAATGATGCACTTGCGAGTATACGCCAAGCTATCAAAAATCTATTTATTTCGATATTAATCTTAATGTTGACATTAACTGTCATCTATATTCCATGTATTTTTATGGAAGGAGAAATAGGAAGGATTTTACAAGAGTTTGCTTTAACTATCGTATCCTCAATGTTTATATCATTTCTAGTAGCATTTACTTTAACTCCTGTACTTTTTCTAAAATCAGCAAAAGTAACTAACCATAATTTTGTAACTAACTTTATTAACATACTCTTTAAAAAAATAACTAAATCATATGTAAAAACTTTGATCAAAATCATAAGAAAACCATTTTTCTTTATAATCATGATTATTGTTATTACACTTTTAGGGTTCTATTTTGCAAAAACAAACTCAAGAGTTGAAATTGAGCCATTTGAAAAGAAAGATATGATTATTATAGAGAATACTTTCTCACCAAATACCAGTTTAAAATACATTCATACTTATATGCAAAAAGTATTCAATACTATAAAATCAGACTCTAATATCAAATCTTCTTTAATGATTGAAGAATCTCCAGTTGCAAAAATCTGGTTAACCCTAAATGATCGGTCAGTTTCTGTAGAAACTCTTGAGAGCATAAATGATAAATTAGCTAAAATCGCAGTTGGAGGAGATATTTCAGCTAGAATTGCTCAAAGTAAAAATGCTGGAAACGCATTAGGTTTTTATGAATTAGATTTTTATATTAACAATTCAAAATCTACAAAAAATCTTCAAACAGTCGCATCTATTATTAACGAAAAAATGACTAATACTTTTGATGATTTTTACACAATTTCTCCAGGAATCGTTCAAGATATTGGCGTAAATTGCAATAAAAATAAACTATTAAAATATGGAATAACTGAAAAAAGTTTTGCTGATGCCTTAGATATATTTCTTAATCAACGCAAAATAGAGGTTTTTGAAAAAGGAAATAATATTTATGATATTATATTTAGACTGGATGATAGTGACTCAAAAGATTTAGCGAAAATAGAATCCATTAGTATAAAAAATCAAAATGATGGTGAAAACGTACAACTTAGACAAGTTTGTAATGTTTTTAAATCAAATGCTCCTAGTAGTATTTTTAGGTTTAATGAGCAATTTTCTTTAAATGCACATGCAATTACTAAGACAAATGTTGATATAAAGCAAGCCATCGACTTTATCGAGGAAATAAATGATAATTTACCTGATGACTCAAGTATTTCATATTCTGAAAAAACGAAAACTTTAATAGAGTTATCAGAATTTTTTATCTTATTTATATCAGTTGCTCTAATAGGTCTTTATTTATTAATGTATGCTAGATTTAATAGTTTATTTATGCCTTTTATAATCTTAGGCAGCCTACCAGTTTGTATAAGTTTTAGCTTATGGGGACTATATTTAATAGCTGGTAGTTTCAATATTTATACAATTCTATCTTTAGTTACGCTAATGGGTTTAATGACAAAGCATTGTGTTTTATTATGTAGTGCTATAGATAGCCGCGAAAAATCTGGAAGTAATCTTATAAACTTTATAATAAACGGTTCAAAGTCTAGAATTAGAGCTATTATGATAACTTCATCAGCTATGTCAATAGGACTAGCATCTTTATTTTTTGATAGTGGTAACTATGCTAATAGTAGATTTCAAATTGCAACAGTTTTAGTTACAGGAATAGTTTTTGGTTCTATTGTAATCTTATATTCTTGTCCAGTATTATACTTTTTGCTTAAAAAGATTCAGATAACCATCGACCATTTATACAAGAAGTTTAAGGATTCTAATAAATATTAG
- a CDS encoding efflux RND transporter periplasmic adaptor subunit, producing the protein MNKKTSIIFIGLICILSIFLYTKKSHHTITTKNKGILKNKLPIVVEVENLKEQDSYNELNLFGKTSAYQVFTVRAKSSGVVHNVTFSLGSFVKKGDLLLSFDTELIDSRIQIQKEIYETKYKQAEAMRKLVEKGAASNFEYSKFRLDYLNNKQEYYERLDEKEKSYILSPTNGIVESKYVSEGEYITDKDKIATIDNIDKIRISFDMEEDDYRKFKKSKEATIQAYVQSIDKLIDVNAFESSEISRDGSHSIHIEGVIPNDDRELLPGLFVKIRVLFSDKNKMILVPKQAVVMDDDQYFVYKYNNGTAEKVFVEVRKIYNDYLQISSSLDKNDKVIIASSRKLYPNAKVSLEK; encoded by the coding sequence ATGAATAAAAAAACCAGTATTATCTTTATTGGCTTAATTTGTATACTATCTATTTTTTTGTATACTAAAAAATCACATCATACTATAACTACAAAAAACAAAGGAATTTTAAAAAATAAATTACCAATAGTTGTTGAGGTCGAAAACCTTAAAGAACAAGACTCATATAATGAATTGAATTTATTTGGAAAAACTAGTGCTTATCAAGTTTTTACTGTAAGAGCTAAATCATCAGGGGTAGTTCATAATGTTACTTTTTCTTTAGGCTCTTTTGTAAAAAAAGGAGATTTATTATTATCTTTTGACACGGAATTAATTGACTCCAGAATTCAAATCCAAAAAGAAATATATGAAACTAAATATAAACAAGCTGAAGCAATGAGAAAGCTTGTAGAAAAAGGTGCTGCCAGTAATTTTGAATATAGTAAATTTAGATTGGACTATCTCAATAATAAACAAGAATATTACGAACGTTTAGATGAAAAGGAAAAAAGTTATATATTATCACCCACAAATGGCATAGTAGAATCTAAATATGTCTCAGAAGGCGAATATATAACTGATAAAGATAAGATTGCTACTATAGATAATATTGACAAAATTAGAATATCTTTTGATATGGAAGAGGATGATTATAGAAAGTTTAAAAAGAGTAAAGAAGCTACCATTCAAGCATATGTTCAATCAATAGATAAATTAATTGATGTAAATGCTTTTGAATCTTCTGAAATCTCAAGAGATGGTAGCCATTCAATACATATTGAAGGTGTGATACCTAATGATGATAGAGAATTACTTCCTGGTTTATTTGTCAAGATTAGAGTATTGTTTTCAGATAAAAATAAAATGATATTAGTTCCTAAACAAGCTGTAGTTATGGATGATGATCAATATTTTGTCTACAAATATAACAATGGTACTGCAGAGAAAGTTTTTGTAGAAGTACGTAAAATTTATAATGACTACTTACAAATATCATCTTCATTAGATAAGAATGATAAGGTTATTATTGCTAGTAGTAGAAAATTATATCCAAATGCTAAAGTGAGTTTAGAAAAGTGA
- a CDS encoding DNA-3-methyladenine glycosylase I has protein sequence MEVKSRCFGNKQGQEIYAEYHDNEWGVPKHDDRELFELLILEGAQAGLNWETILKKRQGYRQAFYNFDPIKVARMSDSELESLRSNPGVIRNKLKIYSARKNAQIFLKIQKEFASFSNYLWSFVSHKPIKNSWQSHKDVPTSTAISERISKDLKKRGMSFVGPIIIYAYMQAAGLVNDHLVSCWCYSYSN, from the coding sequence TTGGAAGTCAAAAGTCGTTGTTTTGGTAATAAACAAGGTCAAGAAATCTATGCTGAATATCACGATAATGAATGGGGTGTTCCCAAACATGATGATAGAGAACTTTTTGAACTTCTTATACTTGAAGGAGCTCAAGCTGGTTTAAATTGGGAAACTATCTTGAAGAAAAGACAAGGTTATCGGCAAGCTTTTTATAACTTTGATCCCATTAAAGTTGCAAGGATGTCAGATTCTGAATTAGAATCTTTACGCTCAAACCCAGGAGTTATTCGTAATAAATTAAAGATTTACTCTGCTAGAAAGAATGCTCAAATATTTCTTAAAATTCAAAAGGAATTTGCTAGTTTTAGTAATTATTTATGGTCATTTGTGAGTCATAAGCCTATAAAAAATAGTTGGCAATCTCACAAAGATGTACCAACATCTACAGCTATTAGTGAGAGAATTTCAAAAGATCTAAAAAAACGAGGTATGAGTTTTGTTGGTCCAATAATTATTTATGCTTATATGCAAGCAGCAGGTTTAGTAAATGATCATTTAGTAAGTTGCTGGTGCTATTCATATTCAAATTAG
- a CDS encoding glycerate kinase, which yields MKIVIAPDSFKESLSAIKVCDAIERGFKKTFPKATYIKTPVADGGEGSLDAIRQNLSLAQNISIKVKAHLGNIITANYLINKDTAIIELAQCCGLNLYPQNQRDPLSANTYGFGQIIKDALDKGIRKFILTLGGSGTNDAGIGLLQALGAEFLNDNNDIITHCCPNNLSDIKNINLSNFDNRIKDCSFKIACDVNNVLFGKTGATHTFGKQKGITDDQLNKVDEKIKTFADLCNNNLNKSCENVPGVGAAGGVGFALATFLNAELVSGAELILDTIEFDKHLNNVDIVIVGEGKMDKQSLCGKIPITVAQKAKSQSVKKVIAIVGSYELKDTDLNNSAIDAIFSCITHYTDLKTILAHAAENIEQTANNIAKLLI from the coding sequence ATGAAAATTGTAATTGCGCCTGACTCTTTTAAAGAATCATTATCAGCTATTAAAGTCTGTGATGCTATAGAAAGAGGTTTTAAAAAAACATTTCCTAAAGCTACATATATTAAAACTCCTGTTGCAGATGGTGGTGAAGGTTCACTTGATGCGATAAGACAAAATCTATCATTAGCACAAAATATTAGTATAAAAGTAAAAGCACATCTTGGTAATATAATTACAGCTAATTACCTAATAAATAAAGATACTGCAATTATAGAGTTAGCCCAATGTTGTGGCTTAAATTTATATCCGCAAAATCAAAGAGATCCTCTCAGCGCGAATACTTATGGCTTCGGCCAAATTATTAAAGATGCTTTAGATAAGGGGATTAGGAAATTCATACTAACTCTCGGTGGTAGTGGAACTAATGATGCTGGTATTGGTTTATTACAAGCATTAGGAGCAGAGTTTTTAAATGATAACAATGACATTATCACACACTGTTGCCCAAATAACTTATCTGATATAAAAAATATTAATCTGAGCAATTTTGATAATCGAATTAAAGACTGTAGTTTTAAAATAGCTTGCGATGTAAATAATGTGTTATTTGGAAAAACTGGAGCAACACACACTTTTGGTAAACAAAAAGGCATTACTGATGATCAATTAAATAAAGTAGATGAAAAAATAAAAACTTTTGCCGACCTTTGTAATAATAATCTAAATAAAAGTTGTGAAAATGTTCCAGGTGTTGGAGCTGCTGGAGGAGTTGGTTTTGCTTTAGCAACTTTTTTAAATGCTGAGCTAGTTTCAGGTGCTGAGCTAATTTTAGATACTATCGAATTTGATAAGCACTTAAATAATGTTGATATCGTCATTGTTGGTGAAGGTAAAATGGATAAGCAAAGCTTATGTGGCAAGATCCCTATTACAGTTGCTCAAAAAGCTAAAAGTCAGAGCGTCAAAAAAGTAATTGCAATAGTTGGTAGTTATGAACTCAAAGATACTGATTTAAATAACTCTGCTATAGATGCTATATTTTCATGTATAACTCACTATACAGATTTAAAAACTATCCTTGCTCATGCCGCTGAAAATATCGAACAAACCGCAAATAATATTGCAAAACTTCTAATTTGA
- a CDS encoding MFS transporter, translating to MNDNIYKKVSWRIVPFLLICYTLAYLDRVNVSFAKIQMISDLSLSETVYGFGAGIFFIGYFIFEVPSNYLLVKIGPSRWLGFLMVVWGILSACTMFINSATQYYVLRFTLGLAEAGFFPGVIYYLSEWYPSRKRAKVTAIFFSATAFSGIFGGPISGFIMDIFNQHHYDGWRMLFLIEGIPTIILGLMAPRILSSIDKAKWLTQQDRDYLHKQLEKDRSTHLQYKKSAIFLDIRVWWLSLIYFCGITGLYAISFYLPTLIEDSGITNIFMIGVISAIPYIFAVIVMIVVGASSDYFKERKYHLIGVSVMAAVGFVGIGLFGGNTYLSLVFMSLATAGILTLIPLFWSLPAAILSGMAAAIAIAIINSVGNLSGFVTPYLVGYIIDTTASISLALYMVAIVVLVGAILIYVFLNKASKS from the coding sequence ATGAACGATAATATTTATAAAAAAGTCAGTTGGCGAATTGTTCCTTTCCTTCTTATTTGCTATACATTAGCTTATTTAGATAGAGTTAATGTTTCATTTGCTAAAATACAGATGATCTCTGATTTATCACTTTCAGAAACAGTCTATGGCTTTGGTGCAGGAATATTCTTTATCGGGTACTTTATCTTTGAGGTTCCTAGTAATTATCTTCTAGTTAAGATTGGACCAAGTCGATGGTTAGGCTTTTTGATGGTAGTTTGGGGGATACTGTCAGCTTGTACTATGTTTATTAACTCAGCCACACAATATTATGTTCTAAGGTTTACATTAGGTCTGGCAGAAGCAGGGTTCTTTCCTGGTGTTATTTACTATTTATCAGAGTGGTATCCTTCGCGTAAGAGAGCTAAGGTAACAGCTATTTTCTTCAGTGCAACAGCTTTTTCAGGAATATTTGGTGGACCAATCTCTGGTTTTATAATGGATATCTTTAATCAACATCATTATGATGGCTGGAGAATGTTATTTTTAATCGAGGGAATTCCGACTATTATACTTGGTTTAATGGCGCCAAGAATTTTAAGCTCAATAGATAAAGCAAAGTGGCTAACTCAACAAGATAGAGATTATCTGCATAAACAATTAGAAAAAGATCGTTCAACACATTTACAATATAAGAAGTCAGCCATCTTTTTAGATATTCGAGTTTGGTGGTTATCATTAATTTATTTCTGCGGGATTACCGGCTTATATGCCATTAGTTTTTATTTACCAACTTTAATTGAAGATTCTGGAATAACAAATATTTTTATGATTGGTGTGATATCTGCGATACCATATATTTTTGCAGTGATTGTTATGATTGTTGTGGGAGCAAGTTCTGATTATTTTAAAGAAAGGAAATATCATTTAATTGGAGTAAGTGTGATGGCAGCTGTAGGCTTTGTTGGCATAGGACTATTTGGTGGTAATACCTATTTATCATTAGTCTTTATGTCATTAGCAACAGCAGGGATATTGACATTAATTCCATTATTTTGGAGTTTGCCAGCAGCAATATTAAGTGGTATGGCAGCAGCGATAGCAATAGCTATAATTAACTCAGTAGGTAATTTGTCAGGTTTTGTAACACCATATTTAGTTGGATATATTATTGATACTACAGCATCTATATCTTTAGCTTTATATATGGTGGCTATAGTTGTTTTAGTTGGTGCGATTTTGATTTATGTTTTTCTCAATAAAGCATCAAAAAGTTAG
- the rplU gene encoding 50S ribosomal protein L21, which yields MYAIIKNGGKQYKVKEGEVVKLEKFDLGIGEKVEFDTVLMGQTAEGEVKIGAPVVEGAKVVAEVVEQGRNKKVKIMKFRRRKHSMKQQGHRQYFTAVKVSSISL from the coding sequence ATGTACGCGATAATTAAAAATGGCGGTAAGCAATACAAAGTAAAAGAAGGCGAAGTAGTTAAGCTTGAAAAATTCGATCTTGGTATTGGTGAAAAAGTAGAATTTGATACAGTTTTAATGGGACAAACTGCAGAAGGCGAAGTTAAAATCGGCGCTCCTGTTGTAGAAGGTGCTAAAGTTGTAGCTGAAGTTGTAGAACAAGGACGTAACAAGAAAGTAAAAATTATGAAGTTCCGTCGTCGTAAGCACAGCATGAAGCAACAAGGTCACCGTCAGTATTTTACAGCGGTAAAAGTTTCATCTATTAGTTTATAA
- the rpmA gene encoding 50S ribosomal protein L27, whose protein sequence is MAHKKAGGSTRNGRDSNPKYLGVKRYGGEFVKAGTIILRQRGTKTHPGVNVGCGKDHTLFALKDGTVKFHTGGALSRKFVSIDE, encoded by the coding sequence ATGGCTCATAAGAAAGCTGGTGGTAGTACTAGAAACGGAAGAGATTCAAACCCTAAGTATTTAGGTGTTAAAAGATATGGTGGTGAATTTGTTAAAGCAGGTACAATCATTCTGCGTCAAAGAGGTACAAAGACTCATCCAGGTGTAAACGTAGGTTGTGGTAAAGATCATACTTTATTTGCTCTTAAAGATGGTACTGTTAAGTTCCATACTGGTGGTGCATTAAGTCGTAAGTTTGTTTCAATCGACGAATAA
- a CDS encoding LysE family translocator, with protein MSFYLPLVLFCVSSTVTPGPNNLMLLISSIKFGIRRTFFHYLGICLGFPFMVFVIGLGLESIFASYPKLHLVIKVIGAVYMIWLALKIISSSSYSDEKNSKPLNFKQAALFQWVNPKAWVMAIGVISTYTVISNNISLFFQVVVISIIYMIVSFFCTGFWLFGGNLVKRILSDEKHLKVFNLVLGLLLILSIVIMIFE; from the coding sequence ATGAGTTTTTATTTACCTTTAGTTCTATTTTGTGTTTCTTCAACAGTTACACCTGGACCAAACAATTTGATGTTATTAATATCATCAATAAAATTTGGTATAAGAAGGACGTTTTTTCATTATTTAGGGATATGTTTAGGATTTCCTTTTATGGTATTTGTTATAGGACTTGGTTTAGAATCTATCTTCGCAAGCTATCCAAAATTGCATTTAGTCATAAAAGTTATAGGCGCAGTATATATGATTTGGTTAGCTTTGAAGATAATTTCATCATCAAGTTATAGTGATGAAAAAAATAGTAAACCACTAAACTTTAAACAGGCTGCATTATTTCAATGGGTAAATCCAAAAGCCTGGGTTATGGCTATTGGAGTTATATCTACTTATACAGTTATTAGCAATAATATAAGTTTATTTTTTCAAGTAGTTGTTATATCAATTATTTATATGATTGTTTCATTTTTTTGTACAGGTTTCTGGTTGTTTGGAGGAAATCTTGTAAAAAGAATTTTGAGTGATGAAAAGCATCTGAAAGTATTTAATTTAGTCCTAGGTTTATTGCTTATATTATCTATTGTGATAATGATTTTTGAGTAA
- a CDS encoding ABC transporter permease yields MKKFTFSNIMLIVGLIFLYIPLVILIIFSFSNSQIINLWGGFTFNWYHEVIHDEDIINATFTSLKIAIITSIVSTLLGTIVAYAMTRFRFFRSRTFLYGLVATPLVLPDIILGVALLLMFSTLQHLIGWPHERGTMTVVIAHVTMCTAYVTIVMQSRIASVDISLEEAALDLGAGPIKTFFSITLPQLLPALITSMLLTFTLSIDDLVVTEFVAGSDNPTLPMYIYSTVKNGPTPEINALATIMISIIVIGVLAGMFISMRFQKKKN; encoded by the coding sequence ATGAAAAAATTTACATTTAGTAATATCATGCTTATTGTAGGTTTAATATTTTTATATATCCCTCTTGTAATATTAATTATCTTCTCATTTAGTAACTCACAAATAATCAATCTATGGGGTGGTTTTACTTTTAACTGGTATCATGAAGTAATACATGATGAAGATATTATTAATGCAACATTTACCAGTTTAAAAATAGCAATTATTACTTCTATTGTTTCAACATTACTTGGAACAATAGTTGCATACGCTATGACTAGATTTAGATTTTTCAGATCTAGAACTTTCTTATATGGCCTTGTTGCAACTCCTTTAGTACTTCCTGATATTATTTTAGGTGTTGCTTTATTATTGATGTTTTCAACATTACAACACCTAATTGGTTGGCCTCATGAACGTGGAACAATGACTGTTGTAATAGCTCATGTAACTATGTGTACAGCATATGTAACAATAGTTATGCAATCAAGAATAGCCAGTGTAGATATTTCCTTAGAAGAAGCTGCTTTAGATTTAGGTGCTGGACCTATTAAGACTTTTTTCTCAATTACCCTACCTCAGCTACTTCCAGCTCTTATCACATCAATGCTATTGACATTTACTTTGTCTATTGATGATCTTGTTGTTACAGAGTTTGTTGCAGGAAGCGATAATCCTACTCTACCTATGTATATTTATTCTACTGTTAAAAATGGTCCTACACCTGAAATAAATGCCCTAGCAACGATCATGATTAGTATAATCGTAATAGGTGTTCTAGCAGGTATGTTTATATCAATGAGGTTTCAAAAGAAGAAAAACTAA
- a CDS encoding ABC transporter permease, translated as MQNLEKSFRHTIVYLIPFVWFVVFLLVPFLFVIGMSFTLPSDGTPPVTSLLEYKQTTLHFTLYLSNYIELAHYNLVFISLLKSFKVAFITTALCILIGYPMALALSRAKKNTQLFFLVLIVIPYWTSFLLRTYAWVTLLGNHTFNKFLMSLGLPSMALLYNDFSMYLGMVYCYLPFLVLPLYSTLIKIDPSLYDAAEDLGSKPINSFFKITLPLSMPGLIAGSLLIFIPAIGEVVVPQIMGGMGSLMIGNVIWEEFFTSNNWGMAAAISVVLIVVLVLPILWMQRIQTKRTFV; from the coding sequence ATGCAAAACTTAGAAAAAAGCTTTAGACATACAATAGTCTATCTAATACCCTTTGTATGGTTTGTAGTCTTTTTGCTTGTGCCATTTTTATTTGTAATTGGTATGAGCTTTACTTTACCTTCAGATGGGACTCCTCCAGTAACATCTTTATTAGAGTATAAGCAAACGACCCTACATTTCACACTATATCTAAGTAATTATATTGAACTAGCCCATTACAATTTAGTATTTATATCTTTACTTAAATCTTTTAAAGTTGCGTTTATAACAACAGCTTTATGTATTTTAATTGGCTACCCTATGGCATTAGCCCTATCAAGAGCTAAAAAAAATACACAACTTTTTTTCCTAGTATTGATAGTTATACCGTATTGGACTTCTTTCTTACTTAGAACTTATGCATGGGTAACTCTACTTGGTAACCATACTTTTAATAAATTTTTAATGAGCTTGGGTCTTCCTAGTATGGCATTACTTTATAATGACTTTTCAATGTATCTTGGTATGGTATATTGCTACTTACCATTCTTAGTATTGCCTCTATATAGCACTTTAATAAAGATTGACCCAAGCTTGTATGATGCAGCTGAAGATTTAGGTTCTAAACCTATTAACTCATTCTTTAAAATCACATTACCTCTATCTATGCCTGGACTAATTGCTGGAAGCTTACTAATATTTATCCCTGCAATTGGTGAAGTTGTTGTACCTCAGATTATGGGCGGCATGGGCTCTCTAATGATTGGTAATGTTATTTGGGAAGAGTTCTTTACATCTAACAATTGGGGAATGGCTGCAGCAATATCTGTAGTGTTAATAGTTGTTTTAGTATTACCTATTTTATGGATGCAACGTATCCAAACAAAAAGAACTTTTGTATAG